A genomic region of Marinihelvus fidelis contains the following coding sequences:
- a CDS encoding CYTH domain-containing protein — MALEIERKFLLASDAWRDEVERSVPMHQGYLGGQGVSVRVRIAGDRALINIKQNRLGMAREEFEYPVPMADGLRLMKLAGGGRVEKTRHYVRRDGVLWEIDEFEGDNAGLVVAEIELDDPDQVFVHPDWLGAEVTDEERYYNVALATHPYSQWSQA; from the coding sequence ATGGCGCTGGAAATTGAAAGGAAGTTCCTGCTCGCCTCCGACGCCTGGCGCGACGAGGTCGAGCGTTCTGTGCCCATGCACCAGGGTTACCTGGGCGGGCAGGGCGTGTCGGTCCGCGTGCGCATCGCCGGTGACCGGGCGCTGATCAACATCAAGCAGAACCGCCTGGGCATGGCGCGCGAGGAGTTCGAGTACCCGGTGCCGATGGCCGACGGCCTGCGACTGATGAAACTCGCCGGCGGCGGCCGCGTCGAGAAGACTCGTCACTACGTACGCCGCGACGGCGTGCTCTGGGAGATCGACGAGTTTGAGGGCGACAACGCCGGCCTGGTGGTCGCCGAGATCGAACTGGACGACCCGGACCAGGTGTTCGTCCATCCCGACTGGCTGGGCGCCGAGGTCACCGACGAAGAACGCTACTACAACGTGGCCCTGGCCACGCATCCGTACAGCCAATGGAGCCAGGCATGA
- the rlmD gene encoding 23S rRNA (uracil(1939)-C(5))-methyltransferase RlmD, with the protein MGRKQRLPAEPFEAEVTALDGHGAGLATHNERQLRVWGGLPGERVMARHLFGRRFRGQAETLEVLEASARRVTPRCPYFGTCSACAFQHLHDDDQLAFKQQRLFTMLDEAGAGAPESPLAPLSAGRWHYRRKARLSVRDVPAKGRVLVGFRERDGRFVMDMNECHTLADPVASRLPAISELVGELEARAQLPQIEASCGDSECALVFRHMEPLSDNDLDRLQRFEADTGLRVYLQSKGPETVTPLVEGPSRLSYTLPAHDIEMVFEPLDFVQVNGELNRSMIDQALSLLELSASDRVLDLFCGLGNFTLPLARHCDHVVGLEGAESLVGRARDNAKRNGIDNVDYHAVDLYADPASVEWPVTGAFDAVLLDPPRPGAGPLLERVAATGARRLLYVSCNPETLASDARELIQVHGYRLATAGIMDMFPQTAHIEAMALFEKN; encoded by the coding sequence ATGGGACGGAAACAGCGGCTACCGGCTGAGCCCTTCGAAGCGGAGGTCACCGCGCTGGACGGCCATGGCGCCGGGCTGGCCACGCACAATGAGCGCCAGCTGCGGGTATGGGGCGGTCTGCCGGGTGAGCGGGTCATGGCGCGGCACCTGTTCGGGCGTCGGTTTCGTGGCCAGGCCGAGACCCTGGAGGTGCTCGAGGCCAGCGCCCGCCGCGTCACACCGCGCTGCCCGTACTTCGGCACCTGCAGCGCCTGCGCGTTCCAGCACCTGCACGATGATGACCAGCTCGCGTTCAAACAACAGCGACTGTTCACAATGCTGGACGAGGCCGGCGCCGGTGCGCCCGAATCACCGCTCGCACCGCTCAGCGCCGGGCGCTGGCACTATCGCCGTAAGGCCCGGTTATCGGTCCGGGACGTGCCGGCCAAGGGCCGGGTACTGGTGGGTTTTCGTGAGCGCGACGGCCGTTTCGTCATGGACATGAATGAATGCCATACGCTGGCCGATCCGGTCGCGTCACGGTTGCCCGCCATTTCAGAACTCGTGGGCGAACTCGAGGCGCGCGCGCAGTTGCCGCAGATCGAGGCCAGCTGTGGCGACAGTGAATGCGCGCTGGTGTTTCGCCACATGGAACCGCTGTCCGACAACGACCTGGACCGTTTGCAGCGTTTTGAAGCCGACACGGGCCTGCGTGTTTACCTGCAGTCCAAGGGCCCGGAGACCGTCACCCCCCTGGTGGAGGGGCCGTCACGGCTGAGCTACACGCTGCCCGCCCACGACATCGAGATGGTGTTCGAGCCGCTGGACTTCGTCCAGGTGAATGGCGAGCTGAACCGCTCGATGATCGACCAGGCGCTGTCGCTGTTGGAGCTGTCGGCGAGCGACCGCGTGCTGGACCTGTTCTGTGGCCTGGGCAACTTCACTTTGCCGCTGGCGCGCCATTGTGATCATGTCGTCGGCCTGGAGGGCGCCGAATCGCTGGTTGGGCGCGCCCGCGACAATGCGAAACGTAATGGCATCGACAACGTCGACTACCACGCGGTTGACCTGTATGCGGATCCGGCCTCGGTGGAATGGCCGGTGACCGGCGCCTTTGACGCGGTCCTGCTGGACCCGCCGCGCCCGGGCGCCGGGCCGTTGCTGGAGCGGGTTGCGGCCACGGGCGCCCGCCGCCTGCTGTACGTGTCCTGCAATCCGGAAACCCTGGCCAGTGACGCCCGCGAACTGATCCAGGTTCACGGCTACCGGCTGGCTACGGCGGGTATCATGGACATGTTCCCGCAGACGGCCCATATCGAGGCCATGGCCCTGTTCGAGAAAAACTGA
- the pdxJ gene encoding pyridoxine 5'-phosphate synthase, translating to MSRPMLLGVNIDHVATIRMARGTDYPSVLEAARVAEAAGADAITVHLREDRRHIQDAEVEALCRQVSTRVNLEMAVTEEMLAIAEANKPADVCLVPEKRQELTTEGGLDVAGQLPAVKAACERLAAAGIRVSLFIDPDRAQLDAAAACGAPVVELHTGTYADAAGDTQRDELARVAVAARYGHGLGIQVNAGHGLHYENVQPMVAIPELVELNIGHAIVARALFVGLDRAVREMRALMDRG from the coding sequence ATGAGCAGACCCATGTTGCTGGGTGTCAATATCGACCACGTCGCCACCATCAGGATGGCCCGCGGTACCGACTACCCTTCGGTGCTGGAGGCCGCGCGCGTGGCGGAGGCGGCCGGCGCGGACGCCATCACCGTGCACCTGCGCGAAGACCGCCGTCATATCCAGGACGCCGAGGTCGAGGCGCTGTGCCGGCAGGTGAGCACCCGCGTCAACCTGGAAATGGCGGTCACCGAGGAAATGCTCGCCATTGCCGAGGCCAATAAGCCCGCGGATGTCTGCCTGGTACCGGAAAAGCGCCAGGAGCTGACCACTGAGGGTGGCCTGGACGTGGCCGGGCAGCTGCCCGCGGTGAAAGCGGCCTGCGAGCGCCTGGCCGCGGCGGGCATCCGCGTGTCGCTGTTTATCGACCCGGACCGGGCCCAGCTGGATGCGGCCGCCGCCTGTGGCGCGCCGGTGGTGGAACTGCACACCGGCACTTACGCCGACGCGGCCGGCGATACGCAACGCGATGAACTGGCCCGGGTGGCTGTTGCTGCGCGCTACGGTCATGGCCTGGGCATCCAGGTGAACGCCGGGCACGGCCTGCATTACGAGAATGTCCAGCCGATGGTGGCCATTCCGGAGTTGGTGGAGCTGAACATTGGTCACGCCATCGTCGCGCGTGCGCTGTTTGTCGGCCTCGACCGGGCCGTGCGCGAAATGCGCGCGCTGATGGACCGGGGCTGA